A single window of Sulfitobacter sp. JL08 DNA harbors:
- a CDS encoding N-acyl homoserine lactonase family protein, with amino-acid sequence MTNANLLRGHPVSLHVLDYGLFKVHANGRVIGICGFLIRTSEDEYVLIDTGFPAKYAQDAAAATAEDGLGSFGEVLECGPDNLPRAQLARAGVSPDQISLMIQTHTHIDHVGGLHDFPDVPILMSEAERDLEKPLYWGDVRPIDWPDRTYHLITDDSRIGPGFQVLHVPGHAPGQLAMLINLPDTGAVLLTSDAISRAEEIDEKFAGSWNESLARHHGARLMDLAVDRGAMIIFGHSPEQWPSLKKAPEAYT; translated from the coding sequence ATGACTAACGCCAATTTACTGCGGGGACACCCGGTTTCATTGCATGTTCTTGATTACGGGTTGTTCAAGGTACATGCCAATGGCCGCGTGATCGGCATCTGCGGCTTTCTGATCCGCACCAGCGAAGATGAATACGTGCTGATCGACACCGGTTTTCCGGCCAAATACGCGCAGGATGCGGCCGCCGCGACCGCTGAAGACGGTTTGGGCAGTTTCGGCGAGGTTCTGGAATGTGGCCCGGACAATCTGCCCAGAGCGCAACTGGCGCGCGCCGGTGTCAGCCCGGATCAGATCAGCCTGATGATCCAAACCCACACCCATATCGATCATGTCGGCGGGCTGCATGATTTTCCCGATGTCCCCATTCTGATGTCTGAGGCCGAGCGCGACCTTGAAAAGCCGCTTTACTGGGGGGATGTGCGCCCGATCGACTGGCCGGACCGCACCTATCACCTGATCACGGATGACAGCAGGATAGGCCCCGGGTTTCAGGTTCTGCACGTGCCGGGCCATGCACCGGGGCAACTGGCCATGCTGATCAATCTGCCAGATACAGGTGCTGTGCTGCTGACATCGGATGCCATATCACGCGCCGAAGAAATCGACGAAAAATTTGCCGGGTCGTGGAACGAAAGTCTGGCCAGACACCACGGCGCACGTTTGATGGACCTGGCTGTGGATCGCGGCGCCATGATCATTTTCGGACATTCCCCCGAACAATGGCCAAGTCTGAAAAAAGCGCCCGAGGCCTATACCTAA
- a CDS encoding pyridoxal phosphate-dependent aminotransferase: protein MKVKIHTLFQYLLETTTGDPEAIVGLSLSRSPRLGDFLDDLDPDLSLDWNQKSFRGLPALRERVLGQAGLAADLTPDDVLITAGTAEANYLAFMQLVQPGDEVVVEQPGWPQAEVLAKAVGARIVPVVRREEDGWQLPLDRLEQAVSAKTRLIFLTNPNNPTGQLMDAPTLDQIVRIADRVGAWLLVDEVYAGLEWQGARAPSVAGLYPRGITTGSVSKALGLQGLRTGWLICPDPDLVMDAIILRENSSEIMNVLGEHIAEIALRPDRYDAAIATARREGCENLARVNVFVAQQPRLSWHPPEAGLIGLARFTDGTDCDAFAKSLLDAPYRTFLLPGSSYGLPHHIRLGVGGGAEVNLDLGLERLAQLLAAEL, encoded by the coding sequence ATGAAAGTCAAGATACACACACTGTTCCAGTACCTGCTGGAAACCACAACCGGTGATCCCGAAGCCATTGTGGGGCTGTCGCTTTCGCGTTCGCCACGTCTGGGCGATTTTCTGGATGATCTGGATCCCGACCTGTCGCTGGACTGGAACCAGAAATCGTTTCGCGGCCTGCCGGCTTTGCGCGAACGGGTGTTGGGGCAGGCGGGTCTTGCCGCTGATCTAACCCCCGATGATGTCCTGATCACCGCAGGCACGGCCGAGGCGAATTATCTTGCATTCATGCAATTGGTGCAGCCCGGCGACGAGGTGGTCGTGGAACAACCCGGATGGCCACAGGCCGAGGTGTTGGCCAAGGCGGTTGGTGCGCGGATCGTGCCGGTTGTGCGGCGCGAAGAAGACGGCTGGCAATTGCCGCTGGACAGGCTGGAACAGGCGGTGAGTGCGAAAACCCGGCTGATTTTCCTGACCAACCCCAACAACCCGACGGGCCAGTTGATGGACGCCCCGACGCTGGACCAGATTGTGCGCATCGCCGACCGTGTCGGCGCGTGGCTGCTGGTGGACGAAGTCTATGCCGGTCTGGAATGGCAGGGCGCGCGGGCGCCGTCTGTTGCGGGGCTTTATCCGCGTGGCATCACCACAGGCAGCGTATCCAAGGCGCTGGGCCTTCAGGGGTTGCGCACAGGGTGGCTGATCTGTCCTGATCCTGATCTGGTGATGGACGCGATTATCCTGCGCGAAAACAGCAGCGAGATCATGAACGTTCTGGGCGAACATATCGCGGAGATTGCGTTGCGCCCAGATCGTTACGATGCCGCGATTGCCACCGCGCGCCGCGAGGGGTGTGAAAATCTGGCGCGGGTAAATGTATTCGTCGCGCAACAACCGCGGCTCAGCTGGCACCCGCCCGAAGCGGGGTTGATCGGGCTGGCCCGTTTTACCGATGGAACGGATTGTGATGCCTTTGCCAAATCGTTGCTGGACGCGCCCTACCGCACCTTTCTGTTGCCCGGCAGCAGCTATGGTTTGCCCCATCATATCCGTCTGGGCGTCGGCGGCGGTGCCGAGGTGAACCTTGATCTGGGTCTGGAACGTTTGGCCCAACTGCTTGCGGCAGAATTGTAA